A section of the Triticum dicoccoides isolate Atlit2015 ecotype Zavitan chromosome 7A, WEW_v2.0, whole genome shotgun sequence genome encodes:
- the LOC119328863 gene encoding uncharacterized protein LOC119328863, translated as MDKVLAFSILSAKPADIGTGPGACGCLARPSLRGRKLQEDDQARAQHQRKQGCLMAETEQLPVKVKSQAPSPPQSRFTPEFDGIDSFETIVCD; from the coding sequence ATGGACAAGGTGCTGGCCTTCTCGATCCTGAGCGCGAAGCCGGCCGACATCGGCACCGGCCCGGGCGCCTGCGGCTGCTTGGCCCGTCCCTCCTTGCGAGGGAGGAAGCTGCAGGAGGACGACCAGGCGAGAGCACAACACCAGAGGAAGCAGGGCTGTCTGATGGCAGAGACAGAGCAGCTGCCGGTCAAGGTGAAATCGCaggcgccgtcgccgcctcagtcgCGGTTCACCCCTGAGTTTGATGGGATTGACTCCTTCGAGACCATCGTGTGCGATTAA
- the LOC119331683 gene encoding uncharacterized protein LOC119331683: MDKVLAFSILSASPADIALGTGASGSWARLSWRGRKLQVDDRAGAEHQGKQGGLPREAEQRHDKGKSQSPSTLPPRFAPEFDGIDCFETIVCH; this comes from the coding sequence ATGGACAAGGTGCTGGCCTTCTCCATCCTGAGTGCATCGCCGGCCGACATCGCCCTCGGCACCGGCGCCAGCGGCAGCTGGGCTCGGCTGTCCTGGCGGGGAAGGAAGCTGCAGGTGGACGACCGGGCTGGAGCAGAGCACCAAGGGAAGCAGGGCGGTCTGCCGCGGGAGGCAGAGCAGCGGCACGACAAAGGGAAATCGCAGTCGCCGTCGACGTTGCCGCCACGGTTTGCGCCCGAGTTTGATGGGATCGACTGCTTTGAGACCATCGTGTGCCATTGA